One genomic window of Actinoplanes lobatus includes the following:
- a CDS encoding MFS transporter — protein MDLVRRGRIATSLVFLLFGVALGVWTARIPAVKEKLGLTDGRLSIALLAFAAGCIAGMALIGRLTDRFGSSRVLVPAALLEGLLLIPPGFAGGLVTLSIALFAFGAGHGTLNIAMNANAAEVERAMGRPVMTSFHAVYSIGGFTGALLGGLFAHLGIGVGATLLAVGLVVLAAAAWSARRVLPSTPAPATPAEERSRNPWLLFFGVVVLCTLVGEGAAADWSAVYLRDELGSSEAFAAYGYAAFAILMTVGRVFGDRLAARFGPVVLVRASGVVAAAGLGAGLLAGSTVAGVAGFGLLGLGLSCVAPQFFSAAAAIDPARAGRALSTVVSIGYVGFLIGPIVIGAAATVVGLTAALWIPVVLAAFVAASAGTIRRSRVTLRPGSPG, from the coding sequence ATGGATCTCGTGCGCCGTGGCCGGATCGCCACCTCCCTCGTCTTTCTGCTGTTCGGGGTGGCTCTCGGGGTGTGGACCGCGCGGATCCCGGCGGTCAAGGAGAAGCTCGGGCTGACCGACGGCCGGCTCAGCATCGCGCTGCTGGCCTTCGCGGCGGGCTGCATCGCCGGGATGGCGCTGATCGGCCGGCTCACCGACCGGTTCGGCAGTTCCCGGGTGCTCGTGCCGGCCGCGCTCCTGGAGGGCCTGCTGCTGATCCCACCCGGGTTCGCCGGCGGCCTGGTGACCCTGTCGATCGCGCTGTTCGCGTTCGGCGCCGGGCACGGCACGCTCAACATCGCGATGAACGCGAATGCCGCCGAGGTCGAGCGCGCCATGGGCCGGCCGGTGATGACGTCGTTCCACGCCGTCTACAGCATCGGCGGGTTCACCGGCGCCCTGCTCGGCGGCCTCTTCGCCCACCTCGGCATCGGTGTGGGCGCCACCCTGCTGGCGGTCGGCCTGGTGGTGCTGGCCGCGGCGGCATGGTCGGCCCGCCGGGTGCTGCCGTCCACCCCGGCGCCCGCGACCCCGGCGGAGGAGAGAAGCCGCAACCCGTGGCTGCTGTTCTTCGGGGTGGTGGTGCTGTGCACCCTGGTCGGCGAGGGCGCGGCGGCCGACTGGAGCGCCGTCTACCTGCGTGACGAGCTGGGCAGTTCGGAGGCGTTCGCGGCCTACGGCTACGCCGCCTTCGCGATCCTGATGACCGTCGGCCGGGTCTTCGGTGACCGGCTGGCCGCCCGGTTCGGGCCGGTCGTCCTGGTCCGGGCCAGCGGGGTGGTCGCCGCGGCCGGGCTGGGCGCCGGGCTGCTGGCCGGGAGCACGGTGGCCGGGGTGGCCGGGTTCGGCCTGCTCGGGCTGGGCCTGTCCTGCGTGGCGCCGCAGTTCTTCTCGGCCGCCGCCGCGATCGATCCGGCGCGGGCCGGGCGCGCCCTGTCGACCGTGGTGAGCATCGGCTACGTCGGTTTCCTGATCGGCCCGATCGTCATCGGCGCGGCGGCCACCGT
- a CDS encoding TetR/AcrR family transcriptional regulator, with protein MTAPRRPQRARDPEARRAALAAASMEVIAENGVGRTTHRAVAARAGLPLGATTYYYPTLDDLIAAGLRHALDGLRSELLAWDERLRDATDIAQTLTDLVQEYLADRRQVRIEYELCVAAARDTALRPLAEAWMEGLPEIVAATFGTEASRNICALLDGFILEALVTGRELDAPRLTSAIRRLAA; from the coding sequence TTGACCGCGCCGCGCCGCCCGCAGCGGGCCCGTGACCCCGAGGCCCGCCGGGCCGCCCTCGCCGCCGCCAGCATGGAGGTCATCGCGGAGAACGGCGTCGGCCGCACCACGCACCGGGCCGTCGCGGCCCGCGCCGGGCTCCCGCTCGGCGCGACCACCTACTACTACCCCACCCTGGACGACCTGATCGCGGCCGGGCTACGGCACGCCCTCGACGGCCTGCGCTCCGAACTGCTCGCCTGGGACGAGCGGCTGCGCGACGCGACCGACATCGCGCAGACCCTCACCGACCTGGTCCAGGAGTACCTCGCCGACCGCCGCCAGGTCCGCATCGAGTACGAACTGTGCGTCGCCGCCGCCCGGGACACCGCCCTGCGGCCACTCGCCGAGGCCTGGATGGAGGGCCTCCCGGAGATCGTGGCGGCCACCTTCGGCACGGAGGCGTCCCGCAACATCTGCGCCCTGCTCGACGGTTTCATCCTGGAGGCACTGGTCACCGGCCGCGAACTGGACGCACCCCGGCTCACCTCCGCGATCCGCAGACTGGCCGCTTGA
- a CDS encoding response regulator transcription factor — protein MIEGQPQVRVLVVDGQPLIRNGIVLLLDRQPGIRVVAQTGDPDHAVTLSHRHRPDLVVLDLPPEPIPREPATPRSRAGVCPGVIQRLTGIGPIRVLVIAANLDRTPARRALLAGAAGFLLKESDPDVLVSAVHAIARGGAWLDPELAHDLLREYVTRPAAAAPGLAEMDRLTPREQEVLALIAQGLDNSEVAALLFVAECTVKTHLGRILTKLGLRDRSQAVAAAYRTGLVRVSPPRLAQTAVKTAG, from the coding sequence GTGATCGAGGGCCAGCCGCAGGTTCGGGTCCTGGTTGTGGACGGGCAGCCACTGATCCGGAACGGGATCGTGCTCCTGCTCGACCGGCAGCCCGGCATCCGAGTGGTGGCCCAGACCGGCGACCCGGACCACGCCGTCACCCTGTCTCACCGGCACCGCCCGGACCTGGTGGTGCTGGACCTGCCGCCCGAGCCGATACCCCGGGAGCCGGCGACACCGCGGTCCAGGGCCGGCGTCTGCCCCGGCGTCATCCAGCGGCTCACCGGAATCGGTCCCATTCGCGTCCTGGTGATCGCCGCGAACCTGGACCGGACGCCGGCCCGCCGCGCGCTACTGGCCGGGGCGGCCGGCTTCCTGCTCAAGGAGTCCGACCCGGATGTGCTGGTCAGCGCGGTCCACGCGATCGCCCGCGGCGGCGCCTGGCTGGACCCGGAGCTGGCCCACGACCTGCTGCGCGAATACGTCACCCGCCCTGCCGCGGCAGCCCCCGGCCTGGCCGAAATGGATCGGTTGACCCCGCGCGAGCAGGAGGTACTGGCCTTGATCGCCCAGGGCCTGGACAACAGCGAGGTGGCAGCCCTGCTCTTCGTCGCGGAGTGCACGGTCAAGACTCACCTGGGCCGGATCCTCACCAAGCTCGGCCTGCGCGACCGCTCCCAGGCGGTAGCCGCCGCCTACCGGACCGGCCTGGTCCGGGTAAGCCCTCCCCGGCTGGCTCAAACGGCGGTCAAAACGGCCGGATGA
- a CDS encoding alpha/beta fold hydrolase: protein MRLFSIGDGPPLVLLHGLGSTRAAWTPVLDRLAATHTVHTVDLPGCGDTPPLPPGVPPTPRRLAEAVALLLDRHGIDTPHVAGNSLGGWVALELAALRPVASITLLSPAGLWRRHTPLYCTISLLLTWAGCRYARRPLTALVGSAWGRRLLLWQFHADPRRISPEVARRGIADLGRGPGFRSTLRATRRIRYRATEPLTMPVTLAFGAQDRLLLAGQSRHTGQLPPQTRRADLPGAGHVPMDDVPGLVVAAILDTTGARR, encoded by the coding sequence ATGAGACTCTTCTCGATCGGCGACGGGCCACCGCTGGTTCTGCTGCACGGTCTGGGCTCCACCCGGGCCGCCTGGACACCGGTGCTGGACCGGCTCGCCGCCACCCACACCGTCCACACCGTCGACCTGCCGGGATGCGGCGACACGCCACCGCTGCCGCCCGGCGTCCCGCCGACCCCGCGGCGCCTGGCCGAGGCGGTGGCCCTCCTGCTCGACCGGCACGGCATCGACACACCGCACGTCGCCGGAAACTCACTCGGCGGCTGGGTCGCCCTGGAACTCGCGGCCCTGCGCCCGGTCGCCTCGATCACCCTGCTGTCCCCGGCCGGCCTGTGGCGGCGGCACACCCCGCTCTACTGCACGATCAGCCTGCTGCTCACCTGGGCCGGCTGCCGGTACGCCCGCCGCCCCCTGACCGCCCTGGTGGGATCGGCGTGGGGCCGCCGCCTGCTGCTGTGGCAGTTCCACGCCGACCCCCGGCGGATCAGCCCCGAGGTCGCCCGGCGGGGCATCGCCGACCTCGGCCGCGGCCCCGGCTTCCGGTCCACGCTGCGGGCCACCCGCCGGATCCGCTACCGGGCCACCGAGCCGCTGACCATGCCGGTCACGCTGGCCTTCGGCGCACAGGACCGGCTGCTACTGGCCGGACAGTCCCGGCACACCGGCCAGTTGCCGCCACAGACCCGCCGCGCCGACCTGCCCGGCGCCGGTCACGTGCCGATGGACGACGTTCCCGGCCTGGTCGTCGCGGCCATCCTGGACACCACGGGCGCCCGGCGATGA
- a CDS encoding GMC oxidoreductase, whose amino-acid sequence MTRPVDETAFSTDVFGRFLCRTWNEAIGGGDPFDVVVLGAGTYGAYCAAELVKAGRRVLLLDAGPVVLPEHIQNIGDLDLHIPRPDREPSGVWRVPWRGNEKSPGLAYCAGGRSIFFGGWLARLTAEDLSEWPKEVAADLEAGYPLLERATGVEPAWDLVDGRLHKTLLAMVRTAAGQTPNLDAHTVQTAPLAVQAAPPESGLLSFDKFSTVPVLAAAVRAYGKMLLNFVPRATVLRLWHGGGVVRAIDVALPSRRERLHIPPSCRVVLALGAVESTRLALNSFPTPLMGRNLMIHVRSDLITRVHRSALPGLAEPHIDVATILARGRADSGRFHLQITASTGSGSRIDEPLFQMVPDLDQLERIREQVDPDWVTVVVRTVGETHGDREAPAGSPGGNWITVDPAWPDEFGVPTAYVNLRLRPEDLRTWDAMDTAAVGLLRALVPDPEKIRYWYDGRWRRTPFPVGAGGLLEWRNWLGYTHHEAGLMWMGEDPATSVTDSVGRFHHLRNAYACDGSIFPTVGSVGPVLTGLTLARRLATRL is encoded by the coding sequence ATGACCCGGCCGGTCGACGAGACCGCATTCAGCACCGACGTCTTCGGGCGCTTCCTCTGCCGCACCTGGAACGAGGCGATCGGCGGCGGCGACCCCTTCGACGTGGTCGTGCTCGGCGCCGGCACCTACGGCGCGTACTGCGCGGCGGAGCTGGTCAAGGCCGGCCGGCGGGTGCTGCTGCTGGACGCCGGGCCGGTGGTGCTGCCGGAACACATCCAGAACATCGGTGACCTGGATCTGCACATCCCGCGCCCGGACCGGGAACCGAGCGGCGTCTGGCGGGTCCCCTGGCGTGGCAACGAGAAGTCTCCTGGTCTGGCGTACTGCGCGGGTGGCCGGTCGATCTTCTTCGGGGGCTGGCTGGCCCGGCTCACCGCGGAGGATCTGAGCGAGTGGCCCAAGGAGGTGGCCGCGGACCTGGAGGCCGGGTACCCACTGTTGGAGCGGGCGACCGGGGTGGAACCGGCCTGGGACCTGGTCGACGGGCGACTGCACAAAACGCTGCTGGCCATGGTGCGGACCGCGGCCGGGCAGACGCCGAACCTGGATGCGCACACCGTGCAGACCGCGCCGCTGGCCGTCCAGGCCGCGCCACCGGAGTCCGGCCTGCTCAGCTTCGACAAGTTCTCGACCGTTCCGGTGCTCGCCGCGGCGGTCCGTGCGTACGGGAAAATGCTCTTGAATTTTGTTCCGCGCGCCACCGTGCTGAGGTTGTGGCACGGCGGCGGCGTGGTGCGCGCGATCGACGTGGCGCTGCCCAGCCGTCGCGAGCGGCTCCACATCCCGCCGAGCTGCCGGGTGGTGCTCGCGCTCGGGGCGGTGGAGAGCACCCGGCTCGCGCTGAACTCGTTCCCGACGCCGCTGATGGGCCGGAATCTGATGATCCACGTGCGCAGCGACCTGATCACCCGGGTGCACCGCTCGGCGCTGCCGGGACTGGCCGAGCCGCACATCGACGTGGCGACGATCCTGGCGCGCGGGCGAGCTGACAGCGGCCGGTTCCACCTGCAGATCACCGCGTCGACCGGGAGCGGCTCCCGGATCGACGAACCGCTGTTCCAGATGGTGCCCGATCTGGATCAGCTGGAGCGGATTCGCGAGCAGGTGGATCCCGACTGGGTGACGGTGGTGGTACGCACGGTCGGCGAGACCCATGGTGACCGGGAAGCCCCAGCCGGTTCGCCCGGCGGAAACTGGATCACGGTGGATCCGGCGTGGCCGGACGAGTTCGGGGTGCCGACGGCGTATGTCAATCTGCGGTTGCGCCCGGAGGACCTGCGCACGTGGGACGCGATGGACACGGCGGCGGTGGGGTTGCTGCGGGCGCTGGTCCCGGACCCGGAGAAGATCAGGTACTGGTATGACGGTCGGTGGCGGCGGACGCCGTTCCCGGTGGGGGCGGGTGGCCTGCTGGAGTGGCGGAACTGGCTCGGGTACACCCATCACGAGGCCGGTCTGATGTGGATGGGCGAGGATCCGGCTACCTCGGTGACCGATTCTGTCGGCCGTTTCCACCACTTGCGCAATGCTTACGCGTGCGACGGTTCGATCTTCCCGACGGTCGGCTCGGTGGGTCCGGTCCTGACCGGCCTGACCCTGGCCCGCCGCCTCGCCACCCGCCTCTAG
- the sigJ gene encoding RNA polymerase sigma factor SigJ codes for MTADPAAAWSAARPRLIRVAYAILGSVAEAEDVVSEGWLKLARAGPVHDVEAWAVVTVARAATDVLRSARMRRETYPGPWLPEPVVTADPADRVTLDEQVGYALLVVLESLTPPERTAWVLHDLFGLTFGEVAAVVGRTPAAVRQLAVRARRHVRARTPRHGTDPERHRLVVERFLAAAAGGRLGDLVAMLDPDAVVTSDGGGRPGTARRPVHGADRAARFLLALAAKAEPLTPVTVNGLLGMAAHRDGRLDTVIAFTVAGDRIRRIDLIRAPGKLAGLRA; via the coding sequence ATGACCGCCGACCCGGCCGCCGCCTGGAGCGCGGCCCGCCCACGGCTGATCCGGGTCGCCTACGCCATCCTGGGTTCGGTCGCCGAGGCCGAGGACGTGGTGTCCGAAGGCTGGCTCAAACTGGCCCGCGCCGGGCCGGTCCACGACGTCGAGGCGTGGGCCGTGGTGACCGTGGCCCGGGCCGCGACCGACGTGCTGCGCTCCGCCCGGATGCGCCGGGAGACCTACCCGGGACCGTGGCTGCCGGAACCCGTGGTGACCGCGGACCCGGCCGACCGGGTCACCCTCGACGAGCAGGTCGGCTACGCGCTGCTGGTGGTGCTGGAGTCGCTGACCCCGCCGGAGCGCACCGCGTGGGTGCTGCACGACCTGTTCGGGCTGACCTTCGGCGAGGTGGCCGCTGTGGTGGGGCGTACCCCGGCGGCGGTCCGTCAGCTCGCGGTCCGGGCGCGGCGGCATGTGCGTGCCCGTACCCCTCGTCATGGCACGGACCCGGAACGGCACCGCCTGGTGGTGGAACGCTTCCTCGCGGCCGCCGCCGGTGGCCGCCTCGGCGACCTGGTCGCCATGCTCGACCCGGACGCCGTGGTGACCAGCGACGGCGGCGGCCGCCCCGGGACGGCACGCCGGCCGGTACACGGCGCCGACCGGGCCGCACGTTTCCTGCTGGCACTGGCCGCGAAGGCCGAACCCCTCACCCCGGTCACCGTGAACGGCCTGCTCGGCATGGCCGCCCACCGCGACGGCCGGCTCGACACGGTCATCGCCTTCACGGTCGCCGGCGACCGGATCCGGCGGATCGACCTGATTCGCGCCCCGGGGAAGCTGGCCGGCCTTCGGGCATGA
- a CDS encoding alpha-amylase family glycosyl hydrolase, with amino-acid sequence MYQNFGATVEGATVTFRVFLPDARKDPSQYNGDAFPGIRTIRVAGTFQRAGGWAWDVATAPELHRRDHPSGDLYECAVSGLDDGWYEYKYFVTFQDGHQRWVTDPCTKYLARNDENSGFVIGGPPVEIRDLAVRRPLSGAIFYELHPLDASASYRGARSPFRALIDRLDHIRSLGVNAIQLMPFTGWWGGGWGYTIRHFFAVEEQLVADPARPASRLHELGRFIDACHERDLAVFVDAVLNHVDAGSDPGTGFGYRWLYRNPADSPYLGRYEGGLFLNDIQYGHGCAQQFATDVCRYWLDRFKCDGLRLDYARGYLREDDVTTGAGRLIRDLRDHLDWTGRERVPLVIEHLPEDRSAAIATVNRFQADGMWFESLMFELRNANLTGRPSPDLLTALAAGEGFTAGGRNVGYLSNHDYRTFLDWPGAGGRAQWWRMQPALVALFTVPGAVLLRNGEEFGQQFAVPGFDHPDRQLPRPVDWSLADDEIGHRLIGLHRRLAQIRRENPVLRTGRFKPFPYVRSEVPDPEGLGVHTARGLVVYALTGDRHAIVALNFAGTDRETTVAFPHQGTWEELLDDADLKVLGQRATFTVPGNWARIFVCTE; translated from the coding sequence ATGTATCAGAATTTCGGTGCCACCGTGGAGGGCGCCACCGTCACGTTCCGGGTCTTTCTGCCGGATGCGCGAAAAGACCCGTCCCAGTACAACGGCGACGCCTTTCCGGGCATCCGGACGATCCGGGTCGCCGGGACGTTCCAGCGGGCCGGCGGCTGGGCGTGGGACGTCGCCACCGCCCCGGAGCTGCACCGACGCGATCATCCATCCGGCGACCTCTACGAGTGTGCGGTGTCCGGCCTGGACGACGGGTGGTACGAGTACAAATACTTCGTCACCTTCCAGGACGGTCACCAGCGATGGGTCACCGACCCGTGCACCAAATACCTCGCCCGCAATGACGAGAATTCCGGATTCGTGATCGGCGGGCCGCCCGTCGAGATCCGCGACCTGGCCGTCCGGCGACCATTGTCGGGCGCGATCTTTTACGAGCTCCATCCGCTGGATGCCTCGGCTTCCTATCGCGGCGCACGATCGCCTTTTCGTGCGTTGATCGACCGGCTCGACCACATAAGGTCGCTGGGTGTCAACGCGATCCAGCTGATGCCGTTCACCGGTTGGTGGGGCGGCGGCTGGGGCTACACCATCCGGCACTTCTTCGCGGTCGAGGAGCAGTTGGTCGCCGACCCGGCCCGGCCGGCCAGCCGGCTGCACGAGCTGGGCCGGTTCATCGACGCCTGCCACGAGCGCGACCTCGCGGTCTTCGTCGACGCGGTGCTCAACCACGTGGACGCGGGTAGCGACCCGGGCACCGGCTTCGGCTACCGCTGGCTCTACCGCAACCCGGCCGACTCGCCCTACCTGGGACGGTACGAGGGCGGGCTGTTCCTCAACGACATCCAGTACGGCCACGGCTGCGCGCAGCAGTTCGCCACCGACGTCTGCCGCTACTGGCTGGACCGCTTCAAGTGTGACGGCCTGCGGCTCGACTACGCCCGCGGCTACCTGCGCGAGGACGACGTCACCACCGGCGCCGGCCGGCTCATCCGTGACCTGCGCGACCACCTGGATTGGACCGGCCGCGAGCGGGTCCCGCTGGTCATCGAGCACCTGCCGGAGGATCGCAGCGCCGCGATCGCCACCGTCAACCGCTTCCAGGCCGACGGCATGTGGTTCGAGAGCCTGATGTTCGAGCTGCGCAACGCCAACCTGACCGGGCGGCCGTCCCCGGATCTGCTCACGGCCCTGGCCGCCGGCGAAGGGTTCACCGCGGGTGGCCGCAACGTCGGCTACCTCTCCAACCACGACTACCGCACGTTCCTGGACTGGCCGGGCGCCGGCGGCCGTGCACAGTGGTGGCGGATGCAACCCGCGCTGGTGGCGCTCTTCACCGTGCCGGGGGCGGTGCTGCTGCGCAACGGCGAGGAGTTCGGCCAGCAGTTCGCCGTCCCGGGCTTCGACCACCCCGACCGCCAACTGCCCCGGCCGGTCGACTGGTCCCTCGCCGACGACGAGATCGGCCACCGGTTGATCGGCCTGCACCGGCGGCTCGCCCAGATCCGGCGCGAGAATCCGGTGCTTCGCACCGGCAGATTCAAACCCTTCCCGTACGTCCGGAGCGAGGTCCCCGACCCGGAGGGACTCGGCGTGCACACCGCCCGCGGCCTGGTGGTGTACGCGCTGACCGGCGACCGGCACGCGATCGTAGCGCTCAACTTCGCCGGAACCGACCGGGAGACCACGGTGGCCTTCCCGCACCAGGGCACCTGGGAGGAGCTGCTGGACGACGCGGATCTCAAGGTCCTCGGGCAGCGGGCGACCTTCACCGTCCCGGGTAACTGGGCCCGGATATTCGTCTGTACGGAGTGA
- a CDS encoding AraC family transcriptional regulator has translation MPETRQPVSSPTTPLEDTPGGAGRLPHGFRMDTHSHGEGQLVYAAAGALATTTERGTWVAPANRVTWTPPGFQHAHRFYGETDVRLVVIPVDLCGELAEQPSVFAVSPLLREVLLALTDRPETRPGAYDRLRAVAIDELVEAREQSLHLPEPRDDRLRSVTDRLHADPGHNATLAELGRAVGASERTLSRLFHTELGMSFHRWRTILRIHHGLIHLTGGRSVTETATACGWSNPTSFIEAFTEVVGQTPGRYQAGLRNEIR, from the coding sequence ATGCCGGAAACCCGCCAACCCGTTTCGTCGCCCACCACACCTCTGGAGGACACACCCGGGGGAGCGGGCCGGCTGCCGCACGGCTTCCGGATGGACACGCACTCGCACGGCGAGGGACAGCTGGTGTACGCGGCAGCCGGCGCCCTGGCGACCACGACCGAGCGGGGGACCTGGGTAGCGCCCGCCAACCGGGTCACCTGGACGCCGCCGGGTTTCCAGCACGCTCACCGCTTCTACGGCGAGACCGACGTCCGCCTCGTCGTGATCCCGGTCGATCTTTGCGGCGAGCTGGCGGAGCAGCCCAGCGTGTTCGCGGTCAGCCCGTTGCTACGTGAAGTCCTGCTGGCCCTGACCGACCGCCCCGAGACCCGCCCCGGCGCGTATGACCGGCTGCGCGCCGTAGCCATCGACGAACTCGTCGAGGCCCGCGAGCAGTCCCTGCACCTGCCCGAACCGCGTGACGACCGGCTGCGCTCCGTCACCGACCGCCTGCACGCCGACCCCGGCCACAACGCGACCCTGGCCGAGCTGGGCCGGGCCGTGGGAGCGAGCGAACGCACCCTCAGCCGCCTGTTCCACACCGAACTCGGCATGAGCTTCCACCGCTGGCGCACCATCCTGCGTATCCACCACGGCCTGATCCATCTCACCGGCGGCCGCTCGGTCACCGAGACCGCCACCGCCTGCGGGTGGTCGAACCCGACCAGCTTCATCGAGGCGTTCACCGAGGTCGTCGGCCAGACTCCGGGCCGATATCAGGCAGGTCTGCGCAACGAGATCAGGTGA
- a CDS encoding FAD-dependent monooxygenase has product MTDKNGRILVSGASVAGLTTAYWLDRFGFEVTVVERSAGLRPGGQALDIRGPALEVARRMGVLDEFRKRTTELRGMSMVDDSGAEIYRTTERTLTGGRLDSEDLEVLRDDLIDVLHGACGAGVRFVFGNRITGLNQDDHGIDVEFDNAVPGRFDVVIGADGAHSGTRRLVFGPEKPFLRYMGGYVAIMTIPNFLGLDRWQTFLMGGGDAGAGLIGLDGSGTARAYLGFESKEPVEYDHRDEDAQKRLLAERAAGLGWVVPQILEHMRDDASGFHFDARIQVIMEHWTKGRVALVGDAGYAVSLTTGQGASMAMVGAYVLAGEIAAAGADLAVGIARYEDEVREYVLRNQAAARELNDRDHGDDDQSGPGDFTDFGTLVEDLPLTDYRARLT; this is encoded by the coding sequence ATGACTGACAAGAACGGCCGGATTCTGGTGTCCGGCGCGAGCGTCGCCGGATTGACCACCGCGTACTGGCTCGACCGCTTCGGCTTCGAGGTCACCGTGGTCGAGCGATCCGCCGGCCTGCGCCCCGGCGGGCAGGCGCTGGACATCCGTGGCCCGGCCCTCGAGGTGGCGCGACGGATGGGCGTGCTGGACGAGTTCCGCAAGCGGACCACCGAGCTGCGCGGCATGTCGATGGTCGACGACTCCGGGGCGGAGATCTACCGCACCACGGAACGCACCCTGACCGGCGGCCGGCTGGACTCCGAAGACCTGGAAGTCCTGCGAGATGACCTGATCGACGTTCTGCACGGGGCGTGCGGAGCAGGGGTCCGGTTCGTCTTCGGCAACCGGATCACCGGCCTGAATCAGGACGACCACGGGATCGACGTGGAGTTCGACAACGCCGTACCGGGGCGGTTCGACGTCGTGATCGGTGCTGACGGCGCGCACTCGGGTACCCGTCGGCTGGTGTTCGGCCCGGAGAAGCCGTTCCTGCGCTACATGGGCGGCTATGTGGCGATCATGACGATCCCCAACTTCCTCGGGCTGGACCGCTGGCAGACGTTCCTGATGGGCGGCGGCGACGCCGGCGCCGGGCTGATCGGCCTGGACGGCAGCGGCACGGCCCGCGCCTACCTCGGCTTCGAGAGCAAGGAACCGGTCGAGTACGACCACCGTGACGAGGACGCCCAGAAGCGGCTGCTGGCCGAGCGGGCCGCCGGGCTGGGCTGGGTGGTCCCGCAGATCCTGGAACACATGCGCGACGACGCGTCGGGCTTCCACTTCGACGCCCGCATCCAGGTGATCATGGAGCACTGGACGAAGGGGCGGGTCGCCCTGGTCGGCGATGCCGGCTACGCGGTCTCGCTCACCACCGGTCAGGGCGCGTCGATGGCGATGGTCGGCGCTTACGTCCTGGCCGGCGAGATCGCCGCCGCGGGTGCCGACCTGGCCGTGGGCATCGCCCGCTATGAGGACGAGGTCCGTGAATACGTGCTGCGCAACCAGGCGGCCGCGCGAGAACTCAACGACCGCGATCATGGCGACGACGACCAGTCCGGGCCCGGCGACTTCACGGACTTCGGGACGCTGGTCGAGGACCTGCCGTTGACGGACTACCGGGCCCGGCTCACCTGA
- a CDS encoding PadR family transcriptional regulator, translating to MVRDRRPSPQTAAVLTALAASGEDWSHGYDLCRDLGLKAGTVYPILIRLTERGLVETSWETDPPRGRPARHLYRLSTAGAEFARTVAATARTGQSAPAPGAARLAPRTT from the coding sequence ATGGTTCGCGACAGACGTCCCTCACCGCAGACCGCGGCCGTGCTCACCGCGCTCGCCGCGTCCGGCGAGGATTGGAGCCACGGCTACGACCTGTGCCGCGACCTCGGCCTGAAAGCCGGCACCGTCTACCCGATCCTCATTCGCCTCACCGAGCGCGGGCTGGTGGAGACATCCTGGGAGACCGACCCGCCGCGCGGCCGGCCGGCCCGTCATCTCTACCGGCTCAGCACCGCCGGCGCTGAATTCGCCCGAACCGTCGCCGCGACGGCTCGCACCGGGCAGAGCGCACCCGCCCCAGGCGCGGCCCGGCTCGCGCCCAGGACCACCTGA
- a CDS encoding DMT family transporter — MDRGLTVHYVLLGGAIAAELIATSLMKATDGFTRLWPTLAVLAGYVISFVLLAQAVKGIEVGVAYAIWSAVGTAAIVAIGAVFLGEPLTTVKVAGIALIIAGVVMLNLNASGAH; from the coding sequence GTGGATCGAGGGCTCACCGTGCACTACGTCCTCCTGGGCGGCGCCATCGCCGCTGAACTGATCGCCACCAGCCTCATGAAGGCGACCGACGGATTCACCCGGCTGTGGCCGACACTCGCCGTCCTCGCCGGGTACGTCATCTCCTTCGTCCTGCTCGCCCAAGCCGTCAAAGGCATCGAAGTGGGCGTCGCCTACGCCATCTGGTCCGCCGTCGGCACGGCCGCCATCGTCGCGATCGGCGCGGTCTTCCTGGGCGAACCGCTCACCACCGTTAAGGTGGCGGGCATCGCCCTCATCATCGCCGGAGTCGTCATGCTCAACCTCAACGCCAGCGGGGCCCATTGA